GAAAGATTCGATGTTATATGCGACGCCACGACTTCGACCAatccctctcttcttcttctctctctctctagaatcCTCCATTGATTCTCTCTCCAGAAACTCCATTATGTTGAGTTTGTGAATTTTGGGATTTTATTAACACCATTAttcattctcttcctcttctttatTTCTCTATTGTTTTCCCCAAGTTTATTCCTTTTCTTGATTCTATAGATTCCATTATTCCACTTTCCAGTTCTTTCTCATTGCTCCCTTCGGATTTTTCTATGTTCCATTTTCGATCACCCCACCTACTCCTTCCTTAAATAAACCAACCCCCGTCTTTCACTTCCAAATCAATCTGGGTTTCTTTCGTTTTCTGCCATGGGTTTCGTTGATAATTTTCTGGATATTCGAGTCGGAATGGATTTGAGGCACTATGCTGATGCTCTGGATCAAGAACGTCGCAAAATTCAGGTCTTCCAGCGCGAACTTCCCCTTTGTTTGGAGCTTGTCACAAGAGGTAATTCTATCTTCCAATTACTCTGCTCTTTTTCTGTTgcttgttttgtttaattttgggTACGATTtgtttccccctttttttgcAGCTATTGATTCTTGCCGGCAGCAGTTATCTGGGGTGTCAACAGAGAGCTCTGAACATACTTCCAGCGATGGCCCTGTTTTGGAGGAGTTTATCCCGATTAACAGAGCGTCTGTTGATTcccattttgaaaatgaagaagatgagctgTTACAACCAGAGAAAAACGAAGGGGGTCGATCGGATTGGCTTAAAACGGCTCAGCTTTGGAATCAATCACCGGAATCTCCCATTACAGAGGTAgaatttcatcatcattacTCTGTTTCGAAAAACAGAGAACGAGCGAGAACTTTCTGGGAAAGTTTTGTTAAATTTGTTCCCTTTTTGCAGGATGTTGTTAAGGAAACGGCGTCGTCTGCTGTTGAGGTAAAGAACaatggcggtggcggtggcggtgctTTTCAGCCGTTTCAGAAGGGGAAAACCACTCCATTAAAACTAGAGGCGGCGGTGGATGTCGCTAAAACAGTCGGCTCTTCTCCGATTCGTGAAGCGACGACGAGTTCGACGGCGGAGACTAGTAAACGAGAGGAAAAGGAATCTCAGACTCGGAGAAAACAAAGGCGGTGCTGGTCGTCGGAGTTACACCGGCGATTCGTTCACGCACTTCAACAGCTTGGCGGCCCTCATGGTACAAACAAATtcgtgtttctttttttttttctttgttctttgcgAAGGGATTTGTTCTTACGTGATTTTAATTACAGTTGCTACGCCGAAACAAATCAGAGAGTTAATGAAGGTTGATGGGCTCACCAACGATGAAGTTAAAAGCCATTTACAGGTTCATATCGCAATTAATTTATGgcactttattttttaattataattttatatcagAAGTTTGATTGTTCTGTTCTTAATTTAATCTCAGAAATACCGATTGCACGCAAGAAGGCCCACAAATTCTGCAATGCAAGACACCGGCAGCTCCTCATCGCCGCAGCAATTCGTGGTGGTCGGAAGCTTATGGGTGCCGCCGCCTCCACCGAAGTACACGGTAGCAACAACAGCGAAATCGAGAAATGGGATTTATGCTCCGGTGGCAACGACGGTGCGACGGCAGATGACGGCAGAGGAAGGGAAGGGGAGGCAGAGCGGCGGAGTTGTTCAATCGAATTCGCCGGTGACGTCTTCGTCGACTCACACCACCACAACCTCGCCGTCGCCGGCGTAGATTGTAgttttttgacatttttgttGAATGTTGGAGAGAGGTGTAAAAGTTTTGTAAGTATTGATGAAGCATGTGGTATACATCAACATTTTCACGTGAAGTTTCTTTCCCCATTCTTGGATGTCCtttatcctgttctttgtccTTTTCAACTCCTCTCTATcaatccataaattttattgcTTCAATTAAGTAATTATCACAACAAAATTTGGACAAAATAAGCTAAAACATAAATCCCGTTTACCATTTCGGATGTCTCGGTCATGCTCGTCTACGACCTGTTGTCCATTGCAATCCcattttacttgctttcatgttagatAA
This genomic window from Cucurbita pepo subsp. pepo cultivar mu-cu-16 chromosome LG01, ASM280686v2, whole genome shotgun sequence contains:
- the LOC111801694 gene encoding transcription factor HHO2-like, whose protein sequence is MGFVDNFLDIRVGMDLRHYADALDQERRKIQVFQRELPLCLELVTRAIDSCRQQLSGVSTESSEHTSSDGPVLEEFIPINRASVDSHFENEEDELLQPEKNEGGRSDWLKTAQLWNQSPESPITEDVVKETASSAVEVKNNGGGGGGAFQPFQKGKTTPLKLEAAVDVAKTVGSSPIREATTSSTAETSKREEKESQTRRKQRRCWSSELHRRFVHALQQLGGPHVATPKQIRELMKVDGLTNDEVKSHLQKYRLHARRPTNSAMQDTGSSSSPQQFVVVGSLWVPPPPPKYTVATTAKSRNGIYAPVATTVRRQMTAEEGKGRQSGGVVQSNSPVTSSSTHTTTTSPSPA